GGGCACTCACTTGGCCTGGGCCTCGTCCAGGCTCTGGTCGGTGATGGTCATTATCTGCTGCAGAATGTCCCCGATGTCTTGCTTCCCTCGGCCTCCCGGGACCCCCCCGCTACCCCCACCGGGGTCTCCGCCACCGGGAGGCTCGCCAGGGCCCCCAGGCTCCCCACCCACCAATCCCAGGCCCCCGCGGCCCCCGCCTGGAGGGGGCGGCCCCAGCAGCCGCTCGTCCATAGCTGGGGGGGGGCCCTgaggccccctccctgctccgcccctccccccgcctggTTACTTCCCCCCCAAACTCGCCGGGGCCGCTGCTCCCTCCGCCCCAACCCCCGCCCGTctccccggctcccagctcccccGGGGTTCACCCCGGCACTGAAGGGAGGCCTGGAGTACCGGCTGGGCCCCCACAGGAGACCCCGGCCCCCGGCGGCGGAGAAAATGgagccggagagagagagagagagagagaggaggcccaAGCGGGGGTGTGTGTgcgagagagggaggagggaggagggaggaggggggagggagggaggctgggggaggggagccggggaggaagaggaggggagaagagaggaggaacagggaggagctgggggcggggagagacgcACAGAAAACAGAGGAACCGAGAGcgagtggaggaggggaggcggCCGGCCCACCAGGCAAACGGGCCTGCGGGAAGGCCCGGCGTGAACCTCCGCGGCCCCGGAGGGGCGtgcgggggctggggggccgCCTGGGCCCTGCGGCGGCGGCCGAGGGACGTGGGCTCGGGCTGCCGCGCCGCCTGGGTTCACGGACCGCTCAGTTCATATTTCTTGTTCTAACGACTCCCCTCCCTGCTCTACTTAAttaaaggcaggggagggggtgggggaggtaaTTAGGGAGGTCTCCAGCCGCTGCTTAATGAGCCAGTAATTAagcagccagggaggggagcTGGCCTCCGGCCAGACAGGGGAGAAAGGCCCGGCCTCTGGCCTCACCTTCCTACCCTCTactcaccccccgccccccagagaTCAGACTGGAGTCCAGAGGGGAATCACATTTATTCATAAAACCAAAACTCCACACAGACTCAGAGcagcggtggggagggggtggggcagggctaaAGGTCCACCCACGGCCTCTAAGCCTCAGtcttgggggtggtggggggggtgGTGGACAGGTTTCAGTGTCTTCACCGCtgcccccctccctttctccttgccAGCGCGGAGGGTAGGGCTGGCTCTCAGGTCATAATCTTGGGAGATTTGCCtttccctgggaggaggaggcctgagccctcaggcctgcactgtggctggtgGCTGGTGGCAGGAGACAAGGCAGGGCAGCCACTCCCAGCGCCTCTGTGAGATGGGCCGCTGGCCTCCTCTTGCTGAAGGCCCAGCCTACCTTGCCTATTCCCCAGGTTTGAGGACTTTCACCCCCTCTGGTTCCCAGGGACGGTGAGGAGGGTGATGAATATTGAGGTGTCTGCTGGGGCTTCCAGTCTCTGGCACCTGTGCCAAGCAGGGTGGAGGGCAGGCAGTGCATCGCCCCAGGAATGAGTGCAGGCCGATGAGAGGCTCAAGCCtcagcaggtgtgtgtggggggccgGGAACGTTGCTCCTCCATGCGGCCGCCACCCTGAACTCTGAGCAGCAACTCCAGGAGCTCCTGTcccccaggagggaggggaggctctGACCGCTGGGCCTCCATCCGCTGGCACTGGAAGAGCAGGAGAGGGTGGGCATTGGTGGTGGTCTGAGGGGAGGGGGCCCTTGATAGGAGCTAGGGTTTGGGTGGGGGGCACAGAGGGAAACCTAGGGCCAGTGGGGCAGATGGCCAGGCAGAAAAGGGGGTGAGGCCCAGGAGGCCTGGCCCTTGCCTCCCAGGGGCGTCTCACCTGGTGACTGAGGATGGTGCTATAGAgctgttctctgtcttccagaGGCCGGGATGGGGGGGCTGCTAGCGCCGGGGGGTTCTGGGGAGCACGGAAGGTGGCTCTCTGCTCCTCTAGGCGGCGGGACTGGGCCTCGGCCACCAGGTCCAGAAGGTGCTCAGTctgcagggagagcagggaggcCGAGCgcggccccagggctggggagaggaggggagagggctcAGAGACCCGGAGAGGCTGGCTGGCAGGTGggagtggtgggggtggggtggggacttgGGGTTAGAGCAGAGGGGATGTGCGGGGAGGCCGCTGGAGACGCAGGAGTGGGCCTTGGTACTGAGGCCCGGATGTCGGTGGGCATCGGGGTCCAGGTGGTCCCTGGGTGAGAGGGGGTACCTGTGTGGCGggtccctggaggaggaggggatggAGGAGCAGATCGCCAAGGCCGAGGGGTGGAGTTCAGAGGTGGCCAGCTCTGTTCATCCTGAGCGGAGTCCTGATGCCAAGAGACGTCCGTTCCAGTCAAGCCGGGGCATCAGCCGAGGCCAGGGGCCcattttctctctgtgcctctgttccTGCCCCATTTGCCCGGGCCTCACCAACTCCCCTGTGCCTGGATCTCTGCCCTAGGTCTTCTTACTTCCCTGCTCTGCCAGTGTCGGCCTCCCCGTCCGGTGGTCCGGTGCCCAGCTCACCTGCTCACCATCCTGTTCTTCCTGGGGTCTCTCCGCCTCCATGCCCTGGAGGGGAGAAAcctttgggggaggggtggctgggATCCGGCAGAGGGCAGGAACCTTGGGTTCCTGAGGGGAGTGGGGgctggaaggggtgggggtgagctGGGGGCTGGACGCCCGGGtactgagcaggaagctgggttcctGGTCAGCCCCCCCACGGGCCCCGCCCATCCCTGTCAACTTCCTCCATTCTCTTTTCCCACCCAAACGGCTCCTTTGACCTCTCCCCAGGGGAGGACAGAGGCTGGGAAAAACTTTCCCAGCTGCAGGAGTGAAGGGGGCTCTTGGTGGAAGCGGACTCCTGGCCCTCTCGTCTCCAGAGCCTCGGCAGCCCCCCCAAACCGTGGCTCTGCTCCCTCCACCCCCTTCAGTTCTTTCTGTCAACACAGGAACTAGTTACACAGGAAGTGGTTTCAGTCCTCAGAatctccctccccccagcctggtCCCTTCACTCCTTCAGGCCGACCCTGATAGCTTGCCCTGCCTCCCCAGACAAATTGGGACTGGCAGGAACGGGGGTCCACTGGAAGCAGGGGGTCTTCAGACCCAGGATGTCAGGCTCTCAAATACATGCATGTACTCCTAGTGCTGGGTCCTACACACAGTAGGCCTTCAGTGAAGGTGGAATGACTGCCTTCGGTGTTTAAGGTCGATGGGGAGCATTCTGGTAACTCAGTGCAGGCAAGAAGGGGCAGGGGAAAACATCTCTTTGGTCATGAAATTGGGGGGGGGGTTAGGAATGGAAAAGGGAGCGGACTGGTCCCCGGGCTCCATCTTTGATAATGCTGTGTGGCTCATTGGCACCAAAGTGGAGCAAGATAGACACTTGGAACCTTCAATGGCTACCTGCAATGTTGGGGGGTTACAGCTGAGTGACTTGGAACACGGAATGTGATGAGATCTGGTTCTGCCATTCAGTGCCTGCAATCTTGGACAAATAGAATCTCAGTGCCTGCTTTTTTGCAAGATGGAGTTTTTATCACACTTACCTCATGTGAGGATTCATTGTAATAAAGCACTTGGCACATAGTGAACACCCAGTAAGTGACTATTTTTGGTTTTCAAGATGCCTTGTGCCTCTTTAACATTAAACAGGTGTAACCATGTTGCTGAAAGGGGACTAGAACATCAGACACTCTCTCAGTTTTCCTCTGCTTGACTGAATGAAGGCCTTAGGGAGACTCCTGAGTGGCTACCACGGAATGCCCTTGGACTGGAGGGAAACCGTGTGTGTGGGGTCTCCCTGGGCTAGTGGACTGCTTTCAGGTAATGCTCTAAATTCACATGGGACTCCCCAAATCTATTCATTCTTGTTCTTAAAGACCCCATGAAAATGCTGAGCTGAAATTCTAAAAACACTACGTAGTCACGCCTATATTTTTTTGCCATTGCGTTCTccgacccctccccccaaaaaagtaaCACTTTAAATGAGCTTTTATTTATTATAGATGACAAACTTGGGGTTCTTTAAATAGAGTTCGCTTTGGTTGGAAGAATGACTTCATGCCTGCAGTTTGCTTGTTGGGGATGGGGAAGAGGGGACTACAAGGAGCCATCGGCTAGGGTGGTCCTTGGCCGCCCACGGCATCTACACAGTGCCTGGCGCACAGTAGGTGTTTAATAAATACTTGTGGTCCATTTGTGGGCGGAGGGGGTAACGGGCGGTAGAGGCTCCCTTTGGAAACCATATATGGGAAAGACCAGCTCCTGTCCTATGTGCTTGTAGTTCTTACTCTGTCCTGTGGCCTCTCACCCGTACTTTCTGGGAGAGGGACagggcctgcctccttcccagagcTGCAGCTTCTCCACGTGCAAGACGCCAAGTCTGACGGGCATACTCATTTGGGGAGGGGACGCGAACTCGTGACGTCTCCCTTTCGGGGCTCGATCTGAGACCCTTAGCCTTCCAGACTTCCCGTCCTGTAACGGATGGTAATTTTTAGGACCCCGCCCCTCCGCGTAGCCTTCTATTTCTGAGTCTCTTCTCCCGCATTTAAGGGCATCGCTCGGTCGCTCGGGAGACCCCAGACAACGTGAGGGGATCCCCGCTCCGGGGACGGAGTGAGGCACGGAAGCGGGATCGGAGTGGCGGAGGCGGGCTCGCAGGCTCCCAGGGCCACCCAATCACAGGGCCACTCGTTCGCTGAGGCCCCGCCTCCACACCCCGCCGCGACCCCGGATCTTCCTCGCGCCGTCTCGGGGTGGGGCCGAGGCCCGCGCATGCCCGCAGAATACCTACGGCCGCGCGGGGGCGGGCCTCCCGCAGCCCCTCCGGATACGCTCCGGCAACGCGAGTGCGCCCCGCCCCTGCGCGCGGCCAAGTCTACGGACAAAGCGCGCGCTGGCAAGCAAGCTCCGCCCCCACGCGGGCCTTCCCCCGCCGACAGCGTCCGGCTGCGCGGCAGAGCCCCGCCTCCGCGCGGGGGCACGCTCGCTGACGCAGTCCGTGCGCGCGGGAGGGCGCCGGCTTCACGGCCCGGCGAGGCTTTTTGACGTGCCTCCAGTGGCTCCGCCCCCTCCAGCAGCGTCAGCAGATCCCAATGGTTCCGCTGGCGGGCGATGTCCCCAGGCGCTAGGCCGGCCTGGTCCCTTAGTCCTCGGGCCGCCCCGAGCGCCAGCAGCAGTTGGGCTACCTCCACCGCTCCTTCCCGGGCCGCCAGGAACAGCGGCGTTTGCTCCTGTGAGGGAGAagacagcagggggcgctgtcaGGGGCGGCCACGCCCACAGGACTAGCCCTTCCTGACTCCACCTACTGGTCACTGGTCCCTCCCGCTCCAGGTTTCGCCGGCTTCCCGCGCTTTACATCTACCGCGCCCTAGTGTCCCTGTGAGGGGCCTGCTGCCCGGCCTGACCCTGTTGTCCTGGGCGTCTTTATCGGCTCCGGCCTGGAGGAGGGAGCGGGCGGCCCGGGCGTTGTTCACAGCAGCGGCCCAGTGCAGCGCGGTTTTCCCTAGGAGACAATGCGGAAGGTTGTCACGCCGCGGCTGGGGGGCAGACTCCTGGGTTCCGGTTTCCCACGGTGCTGGCCTTGGAGGAAGGGCTACTGGGTCTGTGAAAGGCGGAAAGGGTTGCCCGGGCGACCGCCGGCGGGCAGGAAGCGGTGCCCTGGTGCCCTGGTGACGTCACTGGCGCTCGGGAGGGACAATGGGGCATTGTTTTGGGTCTGTGGGACCCGGAGACCACCTCCTCCCACGAGACCCCGCTCCTTTCGCGGACTTTGCTCCCTCAGCTCTCCGTGGCCtggggcggtgtgtgtgtgtgtgtttgtggctgAGGATTGGGGAGGGGTGGCGCCCACCGGCTCCCTACTGCCACTGCACGGCAGGGTTACCGTCATGACAGGTGCCAGGGGCTGTCCCAGCCTCCAgctgctctctctgctgctcctgtgTTTGGCACCTCCTCTCGTACCCCATCTGCGCATTCTCTATACCACAACATCCCCACCGCTCCGTACCCCATTTATCTCTGGCCCCTACATCAGCTCGGGCTGCAAGCAGCTCTTCGACCAGGTCCTCCACTGCCAGCCGGGCGGCCAGCATCAGCGGTGTGGTGCCGTCCTCTGTGCGCGCGTCCACTGCGGTCTGTCTGCTGCGGAGTAGGAGCTGTGGGGACAGAGAAGGCCGGGTACCCTGGGGCACCGTGAACCTGCCTGTCCACGTCTCACATTTTCAGCTTCCCAGACCATATTTAGATATCTTCAGTAATTTCTCCTTCAGGTCCCAAATCGGTTTCCCTCTGTTAAGCCCCAGGGGATGCGTCAGCCCGGCTTTCCTCCGAAGCTGGCCCCACTCCCTTGACGGCCCCCGCAGTAGATGCTGACCTGGCAGACTTCCCGGGCGTCAGCAGCCACAGCAGCGTGGAGGGGGGTGCGCCCCGCCCGGTCTGGCTGGTTAGGGTTGGCTCCAGCCTCGAGGAGTCGACGTGCAGTGGTTGGCCGCGAGAACCGGGCAGCCAGGTGCAGAGGggtctccccagtgcccacagtgTGAGCCTGGGGGCAGGACCCCCCATCCAGCAGAGACTCCCAGGGCTCAGGacctcccagccaggcccccTGGAAAGTCTTGGACTCCACGTCCCCGCAGCAGACTGCTGACATCAGGGGGGTCACCCCATCTGTGTGTGGGTAATACATGAGTAACGGGTCAGACAGGGGGAGGGGTGAGCCTGGAGGCTCAGGGGAACCACAGCTGGAGGGGTCAGGAGGCTATGTGCTGGCTCTTGATTTTGTGCGGTTTTAATTGACGTCTCTAACTTTTCTCTGAGCTCtaagtttcctcatctggaagaGGAGTCAGTTCCTTCACATCTCAGGGCAGCTCGTacgagatgccggcgctgcaggtcgGCTTTAACCTGCCGCGCCCCATGGCCTCGGGTCTCAAACTCGAGTCTGATCAGACTCAGGAAAGCACCGTCGCTCAACATCTCCAGTTTCTGAAGCAGCTGCATTTTGAGAGATGCCGCAGCGATGCAGAGTCTGCAGTCTGCAGCCCAGACTCTGAGATCAGTGTCCTTAGGCACCTGTTACCGTTCAGTGCCTCCAGTTCTGACACTAAAGGACTTTGTGCTTCTAAAAGGTTCAAaggagggccccccccccccatgttctTGTCTGGGTTGGCTCACCTACCAGGTCCACAGGTGTCCACGTCGGGTGCCTCCATCTCAGACTCTTGGGGAGGAGTGAGCATGGCTGCCTGGGGGAGTGCCCCACAGCCACCGCTCAGGTGCCACAGCTGGCacttgggggctggggctgtttCTTCAGCCTTTGGGGCAAGAGTAAGGGTCAGTGAAGGCGACCTTTCATCCCCTCCATCCCCTCGGGACCATTCTGGCCCCAGCCTTTTGGCTGGGCctacctcctctccctcctcaggGCCTGAGCACATCACAACTCCATCCTCTTCAACTTCCGCCTCTGGCTTCAGTGTCCTGGCAGGGGGAGAGTGGAGGGTCCATGGTGTTAGGACCATCGGAGTCTTCCAGACAGTTAGCAGCCTTCCTAcccgtctctccctccccaccttcaACATCTGCGCTGGAATTGCTCATCGGTTGTCAAGAGAGGCTCCACAGGAGAGACCCCCTCCCCCTGACCCCCTTCCTCCTGAACCTCCCGGAGGAGCCCAGGTTCCTCCTCATTCTCACTTGAGACCAATGCTGTCCTCGCCCAgtgggggccggcggcggcggggagcTGGCTGAGTCCGCGGCCGGCGAGTGAAGCCAGGCGGCAGCCAGAGGGCCCCGTGCTCTCGGCGTCGACGCCGGATGAGCTGGAGGACCAGAAGAGCCCCAaggaccagaagaagcacccCGGCCACTGGGGAGCACAGCACAGGCCAGGGGAGCTGGCTGGCGGGGGGCgctggtgggagagagagaagtcaggtCATTCCTGGAGAGACTGGTCACTCTTGGGAGAGCTTCGGGCAGACGCAGTAACACCTCtttgcctcagtgtcttcatCTGTACAGTGGGGATAGAGTGCCTGCTTCAAGGGGTTGTAGGGAGCGTTGAATGAATTAATAACGTGAAATGCTATGGCCAAGGCGCATCGTAAGCACACTGTCACGACTATTATGCGTTCACGTGCTGTGAACTGATACAGAGACCACTGGATCCTCTGCTTCAGTAAAGTTAAGGCAGAAGCCGGCACTTGCGGGAGAGGTTGGGAGATAGTACTTAGGGACATAAGGATGGATGCTGCAGCACCGGACTGGGAGGAGCTCCAGTTTGAGAAGGAGGTGTTGGGGTTTAGGACCTAAGTCCCCACAAAGAACATTTTGGGTCTAGCTATCCTGTCCCATTCGCGCTCTCCTGCCTGTTGCCAGCGTGAGAGCTGGCAGGGAGCAAAGGTGGGGGGAAATGGCAGGGGACCACCTACCAGTGCCTGCATGAGGGTGGGCAGCCAGGAGCGGTCCAGGCAGCAGAGGCTCCAGGGCCCCTACCGCAGCCAGCGCGGCCAGGAAGCGGAGCAGGAGCCCAGGGTCCCAGGGACAGCGGGATGCGGGGTGGTCAGGGCCACAGTGGGACAAATCCACACCCATCACCACCACAAACCTGTGGGAGAGGCACCTCAGAGACCCCAGTGTCAGGCTCTGGCTCCCTTCCTGCCCTctgctctgtttaaaaaaaacatgtcCTGCCCAAGTCTTACCCAGCACCCAGTGTGTCCGTCTCCTTGCCCAGGGGCTGTGGGTGAGGGGCTGCTCTCTCTTGATGAGAGGGGTCTCGAGTTCCTCCCAGCTCTTCTTCGGCCCGGGCCCCAGGGTAGGGGAACACCATGTCCCGGCCATCACTGTCCCGCCTCACCCAGAGTCCCACCCTCAGAGTCAGGGACAGCACGCgggccagggccagcagctgCTGCTCCAGGGCTGGGGGGCTCAGCACcaccagcagggccagggagggcccCCACTCGGAGTCTCCGTCCTCGGGCCTGCAGTCACCCCCGTCCCAGCCACATTCCGCGGTGTTGCAGCCTTTCTCACAGTGCCCGTTGTGGAAGTGGTCATGACAGAACTGGTCGTAAGCCGGACTGtggggtgaggagagagggaaCTCAGGACCCCCCCACAAAAACCTGACTCCCCACCATACCCCAGAGGGAATTGCCGACAGTTCCTGGCCTCTGGGACTCTAGTTGCTGAAGAGGGGGCAGCTGTGGTTCTCTGGGTGGGCAGACACCCTGATGTCAACGTACGTGACATACGCCCATCTCCTAAGACCATCGTCTCTCCGTACCCACCCTGAGCTCCCTGCCTTCCTGAAAGAGGGTCTGAGGCCTTTATGGCAGCTGCACCGAGGGAGGCAGACTTGAGGCCTGACCTCCCACGACTCTCAGAGAGAAGCCCAGACAATGACCGTGCCCCACACTAGACATCCAGGCCACCTCATTGTGCTGGGTTGGAGCCCAGCCTACTTCACAATGGTTATGAGCTACGAAGCTCCCCGGAGCCTGAGGCTGCACCCACACCTTGACTCAGAGGCACCCATGTCCATCCTCCTCGCCTCCTCTGCCCCCCACTCTCCCCTGCTCCCGAGGATGGAGGCTCACGTGCAGGTTGGAGGAGTCTCGCAGTCATAGCCATCAAACAGACACTCTTCCGAGTCACATTGTGGGTGGCACTGCCCATCCCGGAAGAGAAGCCAGCACCGGGAGTGGGAAGGGCACCCTTTCCAGGGGTCCGGGACCCCCAGGGAGCAATCGCCTCCGTCCCAGTTtcctcccgggccactgcagccagcgtcaCAGGCCCCGTCTCCACCTCTGCCCTCACACCCCTTCGCCCCGGGCCTCTGACATCGGGGCCCTGGGGAGTCGGGAGGACAGGAGCACCGAAAGCCCGGGCTCCCTAACCCAGGGCTCTCCGAGCAGCTGCCGTTGTGCAGGCATGGCGAGGGGGGGCCACAGCCTTGAGGAGCCAGTGGGGTCAGGCAGTCGGGGTCCCCATAGCCATTGAGGCAGGCGCAGAGGGGCGGCAAGCCTGGCTtaggggagggcaggcacaggcCTCCATGGTGGCAGTGGTGGAGGCCGCAGGGAGGGGctctgtggctgcaggtggggcCTTCAAAACCCTGTGGACAGGATGAGAGATGTTAAGGAAAGACCTGGCCTTATTTTTCCACATTCCCTACTCAAGCAGACCACTCCTGGTTAAGATAGCACAGAGGCGCCTAGATCCTCACGTGTGAAGGATCTCGGAGGCTGTCAATCATTTTCTGGGTGTTGGAGCCATGTCTCAGGGTAATTTCACCTGGTAAGGATAGGTGAGCCACAGCTGtgtgcaacgctggcatcctatgCACGTCCTGGGAGACTACCCAGTTAACAGAGAGGAACTCTTACATTATCTTAATCCTTGGAGACAGGATTAAatacttcctccttcctcttgaaGATAGAGGAGGGCATAAGTAGATGTAAGTTGTTAACATAATTCTTGAGTAGGTTTATGGGTGTTAAAccgtgagaaaaataaaataagcatgccCGGCACACACCAACGTGAGTATATCATGACCCAAGGTTTAAGATGAATCCCGTTCCATGCACCTGAGGtccataaacacacatacatacacggaATTAAAAGAACTTCTCCAAGGTCACCCGGCTTGACCTTGGGGAGCTTTTTGCTGTCCCTTAGACAATGTCTGTGATTTCTGAAAATTCTATTCATGCTACAGCAGATCCTGCCTTCCCCCTCCTGCGTCACCATGAACTTGAGATGGTTTCTCCAGCACAATCCCCACGCTGGTGCTTGCCTTGCCTCCCTCTAGGATTCTGGCTCAGATGTCCTTGCCTTTTATCAgtgcagggggcagcagagaaAGCAGCTTTGTGGTCACGTACCTTGGGGCAGTGGCA
The sequence above is drawn from the Lepus europaeus isolate LE1 chromosome 3, mLepTim1.pri, whole genome shotgun sequence genome and encodes:
- the GPSM3 gene encoding G-protein-signaling modulator 3; this encodes MGGARGGADQEPSFLLSTRASSPQLTPTPSSPHSPQEPKVPALCRIPATPPPKVSPLQGMEAERPQEEQDGEQDSAQDEQSWPPLNSTPRPWRSAPPSPPPPGTRHTALGPRSASLLSLQTEHLLDLVAEAQSRRLEEQRATFRAPQNPPALAAPPSRPLEDREQLYSTILSHQCQRMEAQRSEPPLPPGGQELLELLLRVQGGGRMEEQRSRPPTHTC